Proteins encoded in a region of the Apostichopus japonicus isolate 1M-3 chromosome 19, ASM3797524v1, whole genome shotgun sequence genome:
- the LOC139959517 gene encoding zinc finger CCHC domain-containing protein 24-like codes for MNRGKRTGKGLTPYQGKGRCFGEYRCDDCSRTWMSGNSWADMGQECTNCRQHIYPHTQRPLNKPDGLDVSDENKPHPQHLCEKCKAMGRRCTESRRY; via the exons GGAAAACGAACAGGGAAGGGACTGACGCCATACCAGGGCAAAGGTCGTTGCTTTGGAGAATACAGGTGTGATGATTGTAGTCGTACATGGATGAGTGGAAACAGCTGGGCAGACATGGGCCAGGAGTGTACCAACTGTAGACAACACATATATCCACACACCCAg CGTCCCCTGAATAAGCCCGACGGGTTGGATGTCTCCGACGAAAACAAACCCCACCCACAGCATCTCTGTGAAAAATGCAAGGCCATGGGAAGGCGCTGCACGGAAAGTCGCCGTTACTAA